One genomic window of Conexivisphaerales archaeon includes the following:
- a CDS encoding translation initiation factor IF-2 subunit beta, protein MALDYNSLLERVKQELQKEETKRVSRLVLPTPDVTYVGNRTYFRNFREFTDTIRRDPNKVLMYLARELATAASLDKEGRAIFIGRKSRDSFKVLMERYVNENVICPVCGNPDTHIEKQKKVSLLVCEACGAKSPLKG, encoded by the coding sequence AACTCCCTGCTGGAGAGGGTAAAACAAGAGCTGCAGAAGGAAGAGACGAAGAGAGTTAGCAGGCTGGTGCTGCCAACTCCGGACGTAACTTATGTGGGGAACAGAACATACTTTAGGAACTTCAGGGAATTCACAGATACCATAAGGAGAGACCCGAACAAGGTCCTGATGTACCTCGCAAGAGAGCTTGCAACCGCAGCATCTCTTGACAAAGAAGGAAGAGCTATATTCATAGGAAGAAAGAGCAGGGATTCTTTCAAAGTTCTTATGGAGAGGTATGTGAATGAGAATGTGATCTGCCCCGTCTGCGGCAACCCTGATACCCATATAGAGAAACAGAAGAAGGTCTCTCTACTAGTCTGTGAAGCATGCGGAGCCAAGTCACCGCTCAAGGGATAG
- a CDS encoding DUF424 family protein has product MNSYRMRMMNFRGSVMVNLCDEEVLGKTLVEGSLKVEITNGYFGENRVNDEEALQLLRKSDIANLVGERIVSKAIDERLADPRAVRRIDGVPFLMIFKFST; this is encoded by the coding sequence ATGAACAGCTACAGAATGAGGATGATGAATTTTCGCGGTTCCGTCATGGTAAACCTTTGTGACGAGGAGGTTCTGGGTAAAACACTAGTCGAAGGTAGTCTCAAGGTTGAGATAACCAATGGATATTTTGGAGAGAATAGGGTGAACGACGAAGAAGCTTTGCAGCTTCTCAGAAAGAGTGACATAGCAAACCTAGTTGGAGAAAGAATAGTCAGCAAAGCGATAGACGAAAGGCTTGCTGACCCGAGAGCGGTCAGAAGAATCGATGGCGTTCCGTTCCTTATGATCTTTAAATTCTCGACCTGA